A portion of the Mesobacillus boroniphilus genome contains these proteins:
- a CDS encoding selenium metabolism-associated LysR family transcriptional regulator: MMNLKKLEAFIMVVEKNSFSEAAAALKSSQPSVSLKIKSLEGEIGFELLDRGAAGIRPTPAGMLVYAAAKDIASRWRTLEGELGEFQGTLTGTLTIGASTIPGTYLLPGWVKKFRSLFPKVDVKIEIGDSKKILEKLQNHQIDAAIIGMKIESRLLKSNPVAVDSLVLVTPEDHPLVHTASADFSQFQQYDFVLREEGSGTRKMMERYLAEKGLSFDDLKVAVSIGSTESVIAAVEAGLGISFISRLAAMPAEGAGRIKIVDTFEPYEREFYIVTHTDDENRPIIKQFTEIVDAASRH; this comes from the coding sequence ATGATGAATCTAAAAAAGCTAGAGGCATTCATAATGGTTGTCGAAAAGAATAGTTTTTCCGAAGCAGCGGCCGCGCTCAAAAGCTCACAGCCTTCTGTCAGCCTGAAAATCAAAAGCCTTGAGGGTGAGATAGGATTTGAACTGCTTGACAGGGGAGCGGCAGGAATCAGGCCGACGCCAGCAGGAATGCTGGTTTATGCAGCGGCAAAGGATATTGCCAGCCGGTGGAGAACGCTTGAGGGAGAACTTGGCGAATTCCAGGGAACCTTAACAGGCACACTGACAATTGGGGCGAGTACAATACCTGGAACCTATTTACTTCCCGGCTGGGTTAAAAAGTTTCGCAGCCTTTTTCCAAAGGTGGATGTCAAAATCGAAATTGGTGATTCGAAAAAGATACTTGAAAAACTGCAGAACCACCAGATTGATGCTGCGATCATCGGGATGAAGATCGAATCCCGCTTGTTAAAAAGCAATCCGGTTGCCGTGGATTCCCTGGTGTTAGTTACGCCAGAAGATCATCCATTAGTCCATACGGCATCAGCAGATTTTTCGCAATTTCAACAATATGATTTCGTCCTCCGTGAGGAAGGGTCTGGCACGCGTAAAATGATGGAGCGTTACTTAGCCGAAAAGGGTCTATCGTTTGATGATTTGAAGGTTGCTGTTTCCATTGGAAGCACGGAGTCTGTCATAGCTGCCGTTGAAGCGGGGCTGGGAATTAGCTTTATTTCCAGGCTGGCAGCTATGCCTGCAGAAGGAGCCGGACGCATAAAAATCGTCGATACCTTTGAACCATACGAACGGGAGTTTTATATCGTGACCCATACAGATGATGAAAATCGGCCAATTATAAAGCAGTTTACTGAAATAGTCGATGCAGCCAGCCGACATTGA
- a CDS encoding ubiquitin-like small modifier protein 1 → MQVKVFANLREICGGVTVEVKPDGDRVMDVLDKMCEMFPDLHEEIYTEEKTLKPFVHVYINGRNIVHDNELETHVKESDQFALFPPVAGG, encoded by the coding sequence ATGCAGGTTAAGGTATTTGCTAACCTTAGGGAGATTTGCGGAGGCGTAACCGTCGAAGTGAAGCCTGATGGAGACCGGGTAATGGATGTACTTGATAAAATGTGCGAAATGTTCCCGGATTTACACGAAGAAATTTATACAGAAGAGAAGACGCTCAAGCCATTTGTACATGTATATATCAATGGCCGTAACATCGTCCATGACAATGAACTTGAAACGCATGTAAAAGAAAGCGACCAGTTCGCGCTATTTCCTCCGGTTGCCGGTGGCTGA
- a CDS encoding aldehyde ferredoxin oxidoreductase family protein gives MNFGGFKNKEVVVDLSNGTVDYRGINEDDVKKYVGGRGLGVKYVLDNGPEVEPLSEENILCIMTGPVTGSRSSMSGRLAVVTKSPLTGTVTDSHMGGWTAARLKWAGIDNVIFKGKSDKPVYLYIEDGQAEIRDASELWGLSTRATVQAMKDAHGEENLSVMTIGQAGENGVRFAGFMNEHDRSAGRGGTGAVAGFKKLKAIVIKAAQKGNMPEPAQKDDYNQANKKAVKAILEGGLTAPNKGGLSVYGTNVLTNLINEVGALPTRNSQLTHWDEAEKHSGEWVNEHLLVANNTCHACPVGCKIEVEVKEGKYKTRVESFEFESAWALGANSGLSDSEAIAYLIDICNEYGMDTIELGHAISVTMEAYEKGIVEEKLDWGDADGMIEIARKIAFREGFGGILAEGPARATAAWGVPELSMSVKGQSIPAYDPRGIQGIGLGYATSNRGACHLRGYTIASEIAGIPEPTDRTVAEGKAELLNVFQNLLSFSDSMNICKFSSFSENAEHYAEQYSTMTGIPMTADDVMLAGERIYNLERYYNNLAGFNKREDDFLPKRFTEEGASGNSEGLVSRMDIMLDDYYNVRGWKDGVVTEEKLRELGIIGEETSPATEEV, from the coding sequence ATGAATTTTGGGGGATTTAAAAACAAAGAAGTCGTAGTTGATTTGTCAAACGGTACGGTCGATTACAGAGGCATCAATGAAGACGACGTGAAAAAGTATGTTGGCGGCCGCGGTCTTGGAGTTAAGTATGTTCTTGACAACGGGCCTGAAGTAGAGCCTTTGTCAGAGGAAAACATCCTGTGTATCATGACAGGGCCTGTTACAGGTTCACGTTCTTCGATGAGCGGACGTCTTGCAGTCGTTACGAAGTCGCCATTGACTGGTACGGTTACTGACTCACACATGGGTGGATGGACTGCTGCTCGTTTGAAATGGGCTGGCATCGACAACGTTATTTTCAAAGGCAAGAGTGACAAGCCGGTTTACCTATACATTGAAGATGGCCAGGCTGAAATCCGCGATGCTTCTGAATTATGGGGATTGAGCACTCGCGCGACTGTACAGGCTATGAAAGACGCTCATGGCGAAGAAAACCTAAGCGTTATGACAATCGGGCAAGCTGGTGAAAATGGCGTACGTTTTGCTGGTTTCATGAACGAGCATGACCGTTCAGCTGGACGCGGTGGTACTGGTGCGGTTGCTGGCTTCAAGAAATTGAAGGCAATCGTCATCAAGGCAGCGCAAAAAGGCAATATGCCTGAACCTGCTCAGAAAGATGATTACAACCAGGCTAACAAGAAAGCGGTTAAAGCGATTCTTGAAGGCGGCCTGACTGCTCCTAATAAAGGCGGATTATCCGTTTACGGAACAAACGTCCTTACTAACTTGATCAATGAAGTGGGAGCGCTTCCAACTCGCAACTCTCAATTGACACACTGGGATGAAGCAGAAAAGCATTCCGGCGAGTGGGTTAACGAGCATTTGCTTGTTGCCAACAACACATGTCACGCTTGCCCGGTTGGTTGTAAGATTGAGGTTGAAGTCAAGGAAGGCAAATATAAGACTCGCGTAGAAAGCTTTGAGTTTGAATCTGCATGGGCACTTGGTGCGAACAGCGGATTGAGCGACTCTGAAGCGATCGCATACTTAATCGACATCTGTAACGAATACGGTATGGATACAATCGAGCTTGGCCACGCTATCTCTGTCACAATGGAAGCCTATGAAAAAGGCATCGTTGAAGAGAAGCTTGATTGGGGCGACGCTGACGGCATGATTGAAATTGCTCGCAAAATCGCGTTCCGTGAAGGCTTCGGCGGCATCCTTGCTGAAGGTCCTGCACGCGCGACAGCTGCATGGGGTGTTCCTGAACTGTCGATGTCAGTTAAAGGCCAGTCTATCCCAGCTTATGATCCACGCGGTATCCAGGGTATCGGCCTTGGCTATGCGACTAGTAACCGTGGTGCCTGCCACCTTCGCGGCTACACAATCGCATCTGAAATCGCCGGCATTCCTGAACCAACTGACCGTACAGTAGCAGAAGGCAAAGCTGAGCTTCTGAATGTATTCCAGAACCTGCTTTCATTCTCTGACTCTATGAATATCTGTAAGTTCTCTTCTTTCTCTGAAAATGCAGAGCACTATGCTGAGCAATACAGCACAATGACTGGCATTCCGATGACAGCTGATGATGTCATGCTTGCAGGAGAAAGAATCTATAACCTTGAGCGTTATTACAATAACCTCGCTGGCTTCAACAAGCGTGAGGACGACTTCCTGCCAAAACGCTTCACTGAAGAAGGCGCTTCAGGCAACAGTGAAGGACTTGTTTCCCGCATGGACATCATGCTTGATGATTACTACAATGTCCGCGGCTGGAAAGACGGCGTTGTTACAGAAGAAAAACTTCGCGAACTGGGCATCATTGGCGAAGAAACATCTCCAGCTACAGAAGAAGTTTAA
- a CDS encoding ThiF family adenylyltransferase, whose product MKEMERYSRQILFQPIGSEGQEKLLKSSAVIVGMGALGTVISNHLVRSGVGHVRIIDRDLVELSNLQRQTLYDEDDARENLPKVIAAEKKLKKINSEVKVEPIIADLTLDNAEDLLAGFDVIVDGTDNFMARYLINDVAVKHGIPWVYGGAVSSRGMFAAIKPGETPCYRCLFPSVPAGLGETCDSIGVLSPITDIIGSFEAVEAIKLLVGAESNPNLEQMDIWYNSTLQMDVSKGRNPECPACVHHNYEFLDRSSDQQINFASLCGRNTIQINPRQKTKQDLEKLAGRLKNNGEVKGNPFLLRFMPDDEITMVIFQDGRVLVHGTNDTVKAKSYYARYLGS is encoded by the coding sequence ATGAAAGAAATGGAGCGTTATTCACGACAGATTTTATTCCAGCCAATTGGAAGCGAAGGTCAGGAGAAACTTTTAAAAAGTTCTGCAGTCATTGTCGGCATGGGCGCGCTTGGAACGGTGATTTCCAATCATTTGGTCCGTTCAGGTGTCGGGCATGTGCGGATTATTGACCGTGACCTGGTGGAGCTTTCCAACCTCCAGCGCCAGACTCTCTATGATGAAGATGACGCGCGTGAGAATCTGCCGAAGGTCATCGCCGCTGAAAAAAAACTGAAAAAAATCAATTCCGAGGTAAAAGTAGAGCCAATCATCGCTGATTTGACGCTCGACAATGCAGAGGACCTGCTTGCAGGCTTTGATGTGATCGTCGATGGAACCGATAACTTCATGGCCCGTTATCTCATAAATGATGTGGCCGTCAAACATGGCATTCCGTGGGTGTACGGCGGCGCTGTCAGTTCACGTGGGATGTTCGCAGCCATCAAACCGGGGGAGACCCCTTGCTATAGGTGCTTGTTCCCATCCGTTCCTGCTGGACTGGGAGAGACATGCGACAGCATTGGAGTCTTGTCGCCCATCACTGATATCATTGGATCCTTTGAAGCAGTCGAGGCGATTAAGCTGCTCGTTGGGGCAGAGTCGAACCCAAATCTTGAACAGATGGATATCTGGTATAACTCCACCTTACAAATGGACGTCAGCAAGGGGCGCAATCCTGAATGCCCGGCATGTGTCCACCACAACTACGAATTTTTAGACCGGTCTTCCGACCAGCAAATAAACTTTGCATCCTTATGCGGGCGCAACACGATCCAGATCAACCCGAGGCAAAAAACAAAGCAGGATCTGGAAAAGCTCGCTGGCCGACTGAAAAATAATGGCGAGGTCAAAGGCAATCCATTTTTGCTACGCTTCATGCCGGATGATGAAATAACGATGGTTATTTTCCAGGATGGGAGAGTGCTTGTACACGGCACGAATGATACGGTAAAAGCAAAATCGTATTATGCGAGATACCTGGGTTCATAA
- a CDS encoding FAD-binding oxidoreductase, translating into MNETILELHGRDESYHEPRLPDVVVFPRNKEDVSKVLKFANERKIPVVPFGLGTSLEGHVIPVNGGISLDLSQMNAIIEVKESDFLVKVQPGVTRSVLNKELKKYGLFFTVDPGADATLGGMAATNASGTTSVRYGIMRDQVRDLEVVLANGDIIHTGSLAAKSSSGIHLNGMFVGSEGTLGVITELTLKVYGIPEAITAARAVFPSVKNAVDAVVGILAGGIPVARIEFVDAESVKKVNEYMETDYEESTTLFMEFHGNEAGLAQDVEFASEILKDHGCSNFQFEADSKARNQLWEARHNLLYAYKHTAGKKKIMLTDVSVPVSELTGAILHTRELIDASSIEGSIVGHVGDGNYHVLLLMDNENPEEVKEGEQINEEIVHYALKRGGTCTGEHGVGLGKAKYQRLEHGAAYEVMKSIKKTLDPNGILNPGKIFID; encoded by the coding sequence ATGAATGAGACAATATTGGAGCTTCACGGACGGGATGAATCTTATCACGAACCACGCCTGCCGGATGTCGTTGTATTCCCGCGGAATAAAGAGGATGTCAGCAAGGTGCTCAAATTTGCGAACGAGCGGAAGATTCCAGTTGTCCCATTCGGATTGGGAACAAGTCTTGAAGGGCATGTCATCCCAGTGAATGGCGGGATTTCTCTCGACCTTTCACAGATGAATGCCATAATCGAAGTGAAGGAAAGTGACTTTCTTGTCAAAGTCCAGCCCGGCGTCACGAGGTCGGTCCTGAACAAGGAACTAAAGAAATACGGCTTGTTTTTTACAGTCGATCCTGGAGCCGATGCGACACTTGGCGGGATGGCGGCAACGAATGCGAGCGGAACGACCTCTGTCCGCTACGGCATCATGCGCGATCAGGTCAGGGACCTTGAGGTTGTGCTTGCGAACGGTGACATTATCCATACTGGCAGCTTAGCCGCGAAATCTTCATCAGGTATCCACTTGAACGGCATGTTTGTTGGCTCGGAAGGAACACTTGGTGTCATAACAGAGCTCACCCTGAAAGTATATGGAATCCCAGAGGCGATTACCGCAGCACGGGCTGTTTTTCCTTCTGTAAAAAATGCCGTCGACGCCGTAGTTGGTATTTTAGCTGGCGGTATTCCCGTAGCCCGGATTGAGTTCGTCGATGCCGAGTCGGTGAAAAAAGTGAATGAATACATGGAAACAGATTACGAAGAAAGCACGACGCTGTTCATGGAATTCCACGGCAACGAAGCGGGACTGGCCCAGGATGTTGAGTTCGCCAGTGAAATATTGAAGGACCACGGGTGCTCGAACTTCCAATTCGAGGCAGACTCAAAAGCGCGCAACCAGCTTTGGGAAGCCAGGCATAATCTGCTTTACGCCTATAAACACACAGCCGGCAAGAAGAAAATCATGCTGACGGATGTCAGTGTCCCGGTTTCTGAATTGACCGGCGCGATTCTCCACACCCGTGAATTGATCGATGCTTCTTCGATCGAAGGCTCGATCGTCGGCCATGTCGGGGACGGAAACTACCATGTTTTGCTGCTGATGGATAATGAGAATCCTGAAGAGGTAAAAGAAGGTGAACAGATCAATGAAGAAATCGTCCACTACGCACTGAAGCGAGGCGGCACCTGTACCGGAGAACATGGAGTTGGTCTTGGAAAAGCGAAATACCAGCGACTTGAACATGGCGCTGCCTATGAAGTCATGAAATCCATTAAGAAGACCCTTGATCCCAATGGAATTTTGAATCCTGGGAAGATATTTATAGATTAA
- a CDS encoding YeiH family protein: MKMNELLPRFTLPVIKGIALTLALALAARLIAGLPFFSIMGQLVIAIMLGMVWRASIGVNSGLLEGASYSSKKLLRLGIILLGFRLNLYDIYNAGSTVFLIAFANLTFALIAVYGLSRLFKVEKRLGILTACGTAICGAAAVVAIAPVIKANEKETAVGAANVAVLGTIFTILYTLIFSYLDLKALDYGVFAGGTLHEIAHVVAAADPAGQAALDLAIIVKLTRVALLVPVAILIGLLIQRKESGNAGQKMTLSTLPIPWFILGFLAVSAFNTTGMISEGAASSIVSFAYLLIGMAMAGLGLNVDFKSFRQMGGKALSAGLAGSVLLSVFGYLLVRVFV; encoded by the coding sequence ATGAAAATGAATGAACTTTTGCCCCGTTTTACTTTGCCCGTCATCAAGGGTATTGCCCTTACTCTGGCGCTGGCGCTGGCTGCTCGATTGATTGCTGGCCTGCCCTTCTTTTCGATCATGGGCCAGCTTGTCATTGCCATCATGCTGGGAATGGTGTGGCGGGCGTCTATCGGAGTGAATAGCGGGCTGTTGGAAGGTGCCTCATATTCCAGCAAAAAGCTGCTCCGCCTCGGAATCATTTTGCTAGGATTCAGGCTGAATCTGTACGATATTTACAATGCCGGATCAACGGTGTTTTTAATTGCATTCGCGAATCTGACCTTTGCCTTAATCGCTGTCTATGGATTAAGCCGACTTTTCAAGGTCGAAAAAAGGCTTGGCATCCTGACTGCCTGTGGGACAGCAATTTGCGGAGCGGCAGCAGTTGTCGCCATCGCGCCAGTCATCAAGGCCAATGAAAAAGAAACCGCTGTGGGTGCAGCCAATGTTGCTGTGCTCGGCACGATTTTCACGATACTTTATACCTTGATATTCTCTTATCTTGATTTGAAAGCACTTGACTATGGTGTTTTTGCGGGAGGCACCCTGCATGAAATCGCACATGTCGTCGCTGCTGCCGACCCGGCCGGCCAGGCTGCACTCGACCTCGCCATTATCGTAAAATTGACCAGGGTGGCGCTGCTTGTTCCGGTTGCGATTTTAATTGGTTTGCTTATCCAACGGAAGGAAAGCGGTAACGCTGGTCAAAAAATGACTTTATCCACGCTGCCAATCCCGTGGTTCATCCTCGGATTCCTGGCAGTGAGTGCGTTCAATACGACTGGAATGATCAGCGAAGGCGCAGCATCCTCAATAGTCAGCTTTGCCTATTTGCTCATCGGCATGGCAATGGCAGGACTGGGATTAAATGTTGACTTTAAATCATTCAGGCAGATGGGCGGAAAGGCTTTGTCAGCAGGGCTTGCCGGTTCGGTACTGCTATCGGTGTTTGGGTATTTGTTGGTTCGGGTTTTTGTTTAA
- a CDS encoding MASE3 domain-containing protein produces the protein MEKSMSEGRFLLYIIAAVMLLMLIHLYHADLSSYLNPENYIAIHTILEFFSIAVSFSIFSYGWKAFGFSQSRKILLLSFLFFIVGMLDLLHTLTFKGMPFFITESSIAKATWFWVAARIIESLLIVLVLILPERKLQQDPRRICLAICTVVIGAIMFVIFKYEQSLPLLVIEGKGTTILKNLIEYGVSFLHFISIVISLYFYNEGKNGQHLYVALAFTFLFLSELVFTIYQSVYDIDNFTGHLYKALGYFFIMRGFYFSTLADDSFLKDPHEKLWRKTEEMIQSHYGIIFKISKQGDDFIHHIIGGGLLDDLGFTPNEINGKTLGEFLPDKAGRIERYYDCVWKNNEKIVFEIEIGGHTYAISLMPVMNNGEVVEIAGAVMGIVKYSRLDRCARNTKANAL, from the coding sequence ATGGAGAAAAGCATGTCAGAGGGAAGGTTTCTCTTATATATTATAGCTGCGGTCATGCTTTTGATGTTGATTCATCTCTATCATGCCGACCTTTCGTCCTATTTGAACCCTGAAAATTATATTGCCATCCATACGATTTTGGAATTTTTCAGTATAGCCGTTTCTTTTTCGATTTTTTCATACGGCTGGAAGGCGTTTGGCTTTTCGCAGTCCAGAAAAATCCTGCTGCTGAGCTTTTTATTTTTCATTGTTGGGATGCTCGATTTATTGCATACACTTACCTTTAAAGGAATGCCTTTTTTTATAACCGAAAGTTCCATCGCGAAAGCGACTTGGTTCTGGGTGGCGGCCCGAATCATTGAGTCATTGTTGATAGTACTTGTCCTCATCCTGCCCGAACGGAAGCTTCAGCAGGATCCAAGGCGCATCTGTTTGGCAATTTGCACTGTAGTAATAGGAGCCATTATGTTCGTGATTTTCAAGTACGAACAAAGCCTTCCGCTGCTGGTCATTGAAGGCAAAGGGACAACCATCTTGAAAAATCTAATAGAATACGGTGTCAGTTTTCTGCATTTCATCTCAATTGTCATATCGCTTTATTTTTATAATGAAGGCAAGAACGGACAGCATCTGTACGTAGCGCTGGCATTCACATTTTTATTTTTATCCGAGCTCGTTTTCACCATCTACCAGAGTGTTTATGATATCGACAATTTCACGGGCCATCTATATAAGGCGCTTGGTTACTTTTTCATCATGAGGGGATTCTACTTCTCTACGCTTGCGGACGACAGCTTCCTGAAGGATCCTCATGAAAAATTATGGCGTAAGACGGAGGAGATGATCCAGAGCCATTATGGGATCATTTTCAAGATTTCAAAGCAGGGCGATGATTTCATCCACCACATTATTGGCGGCGGGCTGCTCGATGACCTTGGCTTCACCCCGAATGAGATCAATGGCAAGACCCTGGGTGAATTCCTGCCCGATAAGGCGGGGAGGATTGAAAGATACTATGACTGTGTCTGGAAAAATAATGAGAAGATTGTCTTCGAAATCGAAATTGGCGGTCATACTTATGCGATATCGCTCATGCCTGTTATGAACAATGGAGAGGTAGTGGAGATTGCCGGAGCCGTTATGGGAATCGTCAAGTATTCACGGTTGGACCGCTGTGCACGAAATACAAAAGCAAATGCTTTGTAA
- the nagE gene encoding N-acetylglucosamine-specific PTS transporter subunit IIBC, producing MLGFLQRIGKALMLPIAVLPAAALLLRLGQPDLLDIPFISAAGDAIFANLALLFAIGVAVGIAKDGNGAAGLAGAIGYFVLTKGAGAVNESINMAVLGGILSGVIAGLLYNRYHDIKLPDWLGFFGGKRFVPIITSLVMIVLAGIFGYVWPPIQAGINNVGEWIVGAGALGVGVFGFLNRLLIPMGLHHVLNTLVWFEFGEFTNAAGEVVKGDLNRFFAGDPKAGIFMNGFFPVMMFGLPAAAFAMIAAAKKERKKAVTGALVGVAFTSFLTGITEPIEFLFMFLSPVLYGIHAVLTGLAMSITYVLGIHHGFGFSAGAIDYVLNYGIAQKPFLLLGVGLVYAILYFVIFYFLIIKLDLKTPGREDEVEGEFTESGASKGNYAELADHYLAALGGKSNLKELDNCVTRLRLKVDDMAKVNESELKRLGAKGVLKLNKTDLQVIVGTDVEFLANEMKRK from the coding sequence GTGCTAGGATTTTTACAAAGAATCGGGAAGGCTTTGATGCTTCCAATCGCTGTTTTACCTGCAGCTGCTTTATTGCTGCGTCTCGGGCAGCCGGACTTATTGGATATTCCTTTCATTTCTGCAGCAGGTGACGCGATTTTTGCCAATCTTGCATTATTGTTCGCGATCGGTGTGGCAGTTGGTATTGCCAAGGATGGGAATGGTGCGGCTGGACTCGCAGGTGCGATCGGCTATTTCGTTTTGACAAAGGGTGCAGGTGCTGTCAATGAAAGCATCAATATGGCCGTGCTTGGCGGGATTTTATCCGGGGTAATCGCCGGTTTGCTCTACAACCGTTATCACGATATTAAGCTGCCGGACTGGCTCGGCTTCTTCGGCGGAAAACGTTTCGTTCCGATCATTACTTCATTGGTGATGATTGTTTTAGCCGGTATTTTCGGCTATGTTTGGCCGCCAATTCAGGCAGGCATCAATAATGTCGGTGAATGGATCGTCGGCGCCGGTGCGCTTGGAGTAGGCGTATTCGGTTTCTTGAACCGTTTATTGATTCCGATGGGCCTTCACCATGTTCTGAACACGCTTGTCTGGTTTGAATTTGGTGAATTCACGAATGCAGCAGGAGAAGTTGTAAAAGGTGACCTGAACCGTTTCTTCGCAGGTGACCCTAAAGCCGGTATCTTCATGAACGGTTTCTTCCCAGTCATGATGTTCGGACTTCCAGCTGCAGCATTCGCGATGATTGCCGCAGCGAAAAAGGAACGCAAGAAGGCTGTTACAGGTGCGCTTGTCGGTGTTGCCTTCACCTCTTTCCTGACCGGGATCACTGAACCAATCGAATTCTTGTTCATGTTCCTATCTCCTGTCCTTTATGGAATTCACGCTGTCTTGACTGGTTTGGCAATGTCCATTACCTATGTGCTTGGTATCCATCATGGATTCGGATTCTCAGCCGGTGCAATCGACTATGTGCTGAACTATGGGATCGCCCAAAAGCCATTCCTGCTCCTCGGTGTCGGCCTAGTTTACGCAATTCTGTATTTTGTGATTTTCTACTTCCTGATCATCAAGCTTGACCTCAAGACTCCAGGACGTGAAGACGAGGTTGAGGGCGAATTCACGGAAAGCGGTGCTTCAAAAGGCAATTACGCAGAGCTTGCAGATCATTACCTTGCAGCATTAGGCGGCAAAAGCAACCTCAAGGAACTAGACAATTGCGTAACACGCCTTCGTTTAAAAGTCGATGATATGGCAAAAGTAAATGAATCAGAGCTGAAGCGCCTTGGCGCAAAAGGCGTGTTAAAACTTAATAAAACAGACCTTCAAGTCATTGTAGGAACCGATGTAGAATTTTTGGCTAATGAAATGAAGCGGAAATAG
- a CDS encoding haloacid dehalogenase-like hydrolase, with amino-acid sequence MKRLLDCTASDFEQMTGQDLKKAIIASEGRTILSEVIGAFSPLYPAVTNAELAAAFGADLILLNFFDVMNPSIESLPDAEPSEVVRQLKKLVGRPVGLNLEPVDFEADKLEALQQLPEGRIATDASLKRAKELGFDFVCLTGNPKTGVTNAEITKAIEKARAAFGPEGMIIAGKMHGAGVAGETGSSMMTEETLHAFVEAGADIILIPSPGTVPGFTVGKTAKLVELVHQKGALAILTTGTSQEGADEQTIKQIALNSKMAGADLYHIGDAGAAGIASPENIIAYSIVVRGKRHTYVRMAASVRR; translated from the coding sequence ATGAAGCGTCTGCTTGACTGCACAGCATCTGATTTTGAACAAATGACGGGCCAGGATTTGAAGAAGGCGATCATCGCTTCGGAAGGACGGACGATTTTATCTGAGGTAATTGGAGCATTTTCGCCGCTTTATCCTGCCGTGACGAATGCGGAACTGGCAGCGGCATTCGGTGCGGACCTTATCCTGCTGAACTTCTTTGATGTGATGAACCCTTCCATAGAGAGCTTGCCAGATGCAGAACCGTCGGAAGTGGTCCGCCAATTAAAGAAGTTAGTTGGCCGTCCTGTAGGCTTAAATCTTGAGCCTGTTGACTTCGAGGCGGACAAGCTTGAGGCGTTACAGCAGCTGCCTGAAGGTAGGATTGCTACTGATGCTTCCCTTAAAAGAGCGAAGGAGCTTGGCTTCGATTTCGTCTGCTTGACAGGCAACCCAAAAACAGGTGTGACGAACGCTGAGATTACAAAAGCAATTGAAAAGGCTCGTGCAGCATTCGGACCAGAAGGAATGATCATTGCCGGAAAAATGCATGGCGCAGGAGTGGCCGGTGAGACGGGCAGCTCGATGATGACGGAAGAAACCTTGCATGCCTTTGTCGAGGCGGGAGCAGACATCATCCTGATACCGTCACCGGGCACTGTCCCAGGTTTTACGGTTGGAAAGACTGCGAAGCTTGTTGAACTTGTCCATCAAAAAGGAGCTCTCGCCATCCTGACGACAGGAACAAGCCAGGAGGGGGCAGATGAGCAGACGATTAAACAAATCGCGCTAAATAGCAAGATGGCTGGTGCTGACCTTTACCATATCGGGGACGCCGGGGCAGCGGGCATTGCTTCTCCGGAAAACATCATAGCCTACTCAATCGTCGTTCGTGGCAAAAGGCATACGTATGTCCGGATGGCAGCTTCAGTTCGGAGATGA